In Acidobacteriota bacterium, the sequence CGTTTCGTGCAGCCGGTGTGGGGCCTCGAAGAACACCACCGGTCGAGGCTCGGCGGCCGCCCGGCGAAGCCACGCGTCGCGTGCGCCGCGCTTTGCGGGGACGAACCCCAGGAACGTGAACTCGTCGCCCGCGAGTCCCGAGGCCACGAGCGCGGCGAGCACGGCGCTCGCGCCGGGAATCGGCTCGACGCGCAGACCGGCCTCTCGCGCGGCCCGGACGAGGTCCGCCCCGGGGTCGGAGACGAGCGGCGTTCCCGCGTCGCTCACGTAGGCAACGTCGTCGCCGGCCTGAAGCCGTTCGAGCAGGACGCCGATCTTCAGGCGCTCGTTGTGCTCGTGCAGACTGGTCGTGGGTGTCGACAGGCCGAGGTGGTTGAGCAGCTTGGCGACCTGGCGGGTGTCCTCCGCCGCGATGAGCGCCACGCTGCCGAGCACCCGCGCGGCGCGCCTCGACAGGTCGTCGAGGTTCCCAATCGGCGTGGAGA encodes:
- the rsmI gene encoding 16S rRNA (cytidine(1402)-2'-O)-methyltransferase, giving the protein MAGTLFLVSTPIGNLDDLSRRAARVLGSVALIAAEDTRQVAKLLNHLGLSTPTTSLHEHNERLKIGVLLERLQAGDDVAYVSDAGTPLVSDPGADLVRAAREAGLRVEPIPGASAVLAALVASGLAGDEFTFLGFVPAKRGARDAWLRRAAAEPRPVVFFEAPHRLHETLDAAVRVFGNRRVAIARELTKVHEEVVTGRLVDIQARLVPPRGEYTIVVAPDDTETRAADLPPEAALWREFCDLTGAGGLGRREAVSTLARRYGHAARDVYAAIERARPRP